The region CTTCACATAGTTTTTTAAAGCCTACAGGTTAAAGTTGCAGATGATAGAAACAATCTTAGTAGGTAAAAAGATTTTGGGTACATGAAAGTTATTTTCACTTTACATTGAATGGAAGGAAATTGTAAAAAGGAGTTTTGCCACTTGTGATAGAGAGAAGAACATAATTAAATTTAATTTGATTGGGACCTTGTTCCCATGTGATAAATCAACTCTTGTTTGATTCCGTACGTATCACACAAAGGCCACTCACAGCGTACCACCTGTATAAACAAAGGAGACCACATCTTTTCTGTATAAGATTTGTCCTACTTGTTTCTGTTTAATCAGGGCCAGggaaaatgagataatatatgttcACTGAACTGAGGACACTGGAGTGGGGTTACTGGGTAAGGCGGTGGTGAAGcgagaaggaaggaggaggggctGCAAAGTGTCCAAAGAAGAGACACAGTGTGAGGAACAGGCCAGTGAGGGGCCCTGGGAAAGCAAGATGGTCCTCCGTAGGACTGGGCTACTCAAGACAGGGAGACTCAGGGGCCCAGGCAGGTCCTGGCAGCTCACAGGATGATGGTAGCCTGGGTGCTCTCCttggagggagagggaggcaCGGAATTCTCCCCCAGTAGCTTCTTCTCCGACCCTTCCTCatcctgagggggaaaaaaaaaataggaaaacaacaATTCTTAGGGAAAACAAAGAGTGGGGAAGGACCCAGCTTCGGAGAACTTGGAAATCAGGAAAAGGAAAGACGGGAGGGAAAGGAAAAGGTGAAAGGAAATGGGAATCAAGCAAAAAGACAAGGTGACCAAGGAAAGGTAGCTGACAAATAAGTAGGACAGAAAGGAGGAGAGAGTGGGGAAAATTAGAATAAAAGTGGATAGGAGAGGCCCAGGACACAGCGATGGGGTTACATTCCCAATGGCAAAGGGTAGACCTGAGTACtggaaagaagctgaaaaaagttgAGCATGACCTTGGACCAGCAGTTCTCCTGGCCCCAGTGTCCTCCCAGTCCCCAGAGTTTTACCAGCCCATTCCACGCCTCTCCAGTAGTGCCTCCCTGACAACTCACCAGGGGCTGGGAGCTCTGGCTGCACAAGCTTCGAAGACCCATGCTCAGGGATGCCAAGGACACAATGGCCTGCAGGACACAGAcagctaggagcagagcacagaTTCCTAGGAACagattctgtagaagaagaaagggaaaaagatatAGTCAGGAGGTCCCTCCTCCAATTCAGCTCTTACTATCACCTCATCAACCCACCCATGTATCCGAGTGTCGAACTAGCTCCTTCCCACCAAGGCAGTTGTAGCATCCAATAATTGAGAAGCCATGTCATCCACCCCATTTGCTTGTCTGCAATGCCACCTTGCCATTCCTATCAAGAGGTGGAGGGCCTCTCTCCATTCCCTGAACTCTGGATGTACCTTGTGACAGATTTGACCAGTAAAATACACTGGAAGTGGCACTGTGCCAATTACAGGTGTAacccttaacttctgtttcctACCTCTTAAAATGCTCACAACCGAGACACTCCCTGTTGGAACCTAGTTGCCATACTGTAAGAAGCCCGAGCCACATGGAGAAGCCACTGTGGGTGCTCTGGTTGGCAGccccagctgagctcccagccaacagccagcatcaaatGCCAGGTACATGAGGGAGCCTTCTTGGTTATCCAACTTAGGTGACCCCTCAGATGACTTCACCCCTATCTGACACCTGACCACAACTCCCTGAGAGAGAGAACCCAGGGGTGAAGTGCCCATCTGAGCCCAGTCAGCCCACAGAACTGGGAGAGATGATAATACACTGTAGTGTaaatttggggtggtttgttatgcagtgGTAGATAACTGGAATACACCCACAGCAGAAAAGGCAGAAGGGTGGCCCACAGTCTTCTCTCTTAAATGTCTTCCCTTTGTTTTTCACCCCCTTTGATTCAGGGAATCTTCACATCACGAGGGTCTAAGAAATTTCTTGAGCTTAAGTTAAAATCTCCTGAACCAAAAACCTAGGATTAGGTCCAAGCTCTACGAGCTCTCATCTTTGCCCTCCAGTGACCCAGTTCTTCGGGGACAGGGTGCCATGGTGGGTCCCTGGAGACAGGACTTGGTTCTCACCACCAGCATCTGCATGTAGGACTTGCACTGATTCTCCCTCCAGTCTGAGTCACTCCTGCTTCGCTGCATCCATCTGTACCCACTGGTTGTGGTGTCAGGGGTGGGGCGATCACACACTGAGCTAATGTAGAAGAAGCCATCAGTTTGCCAGGTTAAGCTATTCACACAAAGGACAACAGCTGCCAGGGCCGTGGTGATGCCAGCCAGGGTGAGCAGACCTGACACGCAGCCCTAGAAAAGAGAGGTTCAAGAT is a window of Elephas maximus indicus isolate mEleMax1 chromosome 20, mEleMax1 primary haplotype, whole genome shotgun sequence DNA encoding:
- the LOC126063592 gene encoding transmembrane protein 176B-like isoform X2, encoding MLTVNGVDVASALSQPTHINIHIHQESAMAQLLKAMGSLVSRVSHPRGAAPPKARMSHGQLALGVTQILLGAVSCALGVFLCFGPWTELRGSGCAFWAGAVAIVAGAGTIVHEKYQGRRSGCVSGLLTLAGITTALAAVVLCVNSLTWQTDGFFYISSVCDRPTPDTTTSGYRWMQRSRSDSDWRENQCKSYMQMLVNLFLGICALLLAVCVLQAIVSLASLSMGLRSLCSQSSQPLDEEGSEKKLLGENSVPPSPSKESTQATIIL